A region from the Melioribacter roseus P3M-2 genome encodes:
- a CDS encoding thymidine kinase, whose translation MEPVTHFYPLGAGWIEVIAGCMFSGKTEELIRRLKRAIIAKQKVKIFKPKIDTRYSETEIVSHNEQSLPSILIDKAEDILELAGDAQVIGIDEAQFFDLKLVDVCNKLADEGKRVIVAGLDQDYRGEPFEPIPQLLATAEFITKTLAICVVCGNIADRTQRKIVSHERVLVGASDSYEARCRKCHYIPD comes from the coding sequence ATGGAACCTGTTACGCATTTTTACCCGTTGGGCGCCGGCTGGATTGAAGTTATTGCGGGATGTATGTTCAGCGGCAAAACAGAAGAATTGATTCGCAGACTAAAAAGAGCGATTATTGCCAAACAAAAAGTTAAAATTTTCAAACCGAAAATCGACACAAGATATTCCGAAACAGAAATTGTTTCACATAACGAGCAGTCGCTGCCGTCGATATTAATAGACAAGGCGGAAGACATTTTGGAACTTGCCGGCGACGCTCAGGTAATCGGCATCGACGAAGCTCAATTTTTCGATTTAAAATTGGTCGACGTCTGCAATAAACTTGCCGACGAGGGCAAGCGGGTGATTGTGGCCGGACTCGACCAGGATTATAGAGGCGAACCGTTCGAACCGATTCCCCAATTGCTGGCGACAGCAGAATTCATTACAAAAACACTGGCAATTTGCGTCGTCTGCGGAAACATTGCCGACAGGACTCAAAGAAAAATAGTTTCGCACGAAAGAGTTTTAGTGGGAGCATCGGACAGCTACGAAGCGCGATGCCGTAAATGTCATTATATACCGGATTGA
- the cdd gene encoding cytidine deaminase, with the protein MDKEQLISKAVEAARKAYAPYSNFHVGAALITKSGKIYLGANIENSSYGLTICAERTAAFRAVLEGEKEFDAIAIVSDSEDFTPPCGACRQVLSELCGKDLSVIMNNKKGEIKEMTLEELLPFSFDKENLE; encoded by the coding sequence TTGGACAAAGAACAATTAATCTCCAAAGCAGTGGAAGCGGCGAGAAAAGCTTATGCTCCCTATTCAAATTTTCATGTTGGCGCCGCGTTGATAACAAAAAGCGGTAAAATTTATCTGGGAGCCAATATCGAAAATTCATCTTACGGATTGACAATCTGCGCCGAAAGAACAGCCGCATTCAGAGCAGTACTAGAAGGCGAAAAAGAATTCGATGCGATTGCAATTGTAAGCGATTCCGAAGACTTTACTCCCCCCTGCGGCGCCTGCCGACAGGTGCTTTCCGAATTATGCGGAAAAGATTTGTCGGTCATTATGAACAATAAAAAAGGCGAAATAAAGGAAATGACTCTCGAAGAATTACTCCCTTTTTCATTCGATAAGGAAAATCTGGAATAA
- a CDS encoding ATP-dependent helicase, with translation MAKKYVLKRINKQEIVDESRFSINYRDELNPSQYEAVSAVEGNYLVIAGAGSGKTRTLVYRVARLTELGYNPSSILLLTFTRKAAKEMLDRAAMLLDNRCSKVNGGTFHSFANITLRKYAKAVNLDGGFTILDQSDSEDVINLIRSELNPTKDKKRFPNKQTIYKILSLSVNTGKTIEKLIEEEYPHFLEYADKFNDIKKVYDSYKRQNNLLDYDDLLIYLKNFLLDFSPAAKSFLNTIKFVMVDEYQDTNHLQAEIIKGLGQINENIMVVGDDSQSIYSFRGATFKNIMEFPKLFKDVKIITLEENYRSTQEILDFSNYIIEHAIEKYPKHLYSRKTGGELPGIICAANENMQSRFIVEKILELREEDVPLDEMAVLFRSSYHSFDLEIELNKANIPYVKFGGMKFIEAAHVKDLLAFLRIASNPLDFVSWYRVLLLHEGIGPKKARAIMDKLAKGILTIKSSPDKTLSNSYNDRIYNLFNVLHEIHTKNTLPADKAEIAMKYYHHLFIEKYDDWNKRKKDLDIFINIAENYRSLESFLTDMALEPPQDSVVDIEATDKENEFLTLSTIHSAKGLEWHTVFIIHAADGFFPSTQSFDKVESLEEERRLMYVASTRAKQNLFVCYPMNIFDRFQGITFAKPSRFIDGVSEELATQWLLEDG, from the coding sequence ATGGCTAAAAAGTACGTATTAAAAAGGATTAATAAACAGGAAATTGTCGACGAATCCCGGTTCAGCATTAATTACAGAGATGAATTAAATCCTTCGCAATACGAAGCTGTTTCCGCAGTCGAAGGAAATTATCTCGTCATCGCGGGAGCGGGAAGCGGAAAAACCCGCACGCTGGTATACCGCGTGGCTCGCCTGACAGAATTGGGCTACAATCCTTCGTCTATATTATTGCTTACATTTACGCGCAAAGCCGCTAAAGAAATGCTCGACAGAGCCGCTATGCTGCTCGACAACCGCTGTTCGAAAGTTAACGGAGGCACTTTCCATTCTTTCGCAAATATTACTCTTCGGAAATATGCCAAGGCTGTTAACCTGGACGGCGGATTTACAATACTCGACCAAAGCGACAGCGAAGACGTAATAAATTTAATAAGAAGCGAACTCAATCCGACAAAAGACAAAAAAAGATTTCCTAACAAACAGACTATTTATAAAATTCTTAGCCTTTCGGTTAATACGGGCAAGACTATTGAGAAATTGATCGAAGAAGAATATCCCCACTTTCTCGAATATGCCGACAAATTCAACGACATTAAAAAAGTTTACGATTCTTATAAAAGACAGAATAATTTGCTCGATTACGACGACTTATTGATTTATCTTAAAAACTTTTTGCTCGATTTCAGCCCCGCCGCCAAATCGTTTCTGAATACGATAAAATTCGTAATGGTTGACGAATATCAGGACACCAATCATCTCCAGGCGGAAATAATTAAAGGGCTCGGTCAGATAAACGAAAATATAATGGTAGTGGGCGACGATTCTCAATCGATCTATTCGTTCCGCGGAGCCACATTCAAAAATATAATGGAATTTCCCAAACTGTTCAAAGACGTAAAAATTATTACGCTCGAAGAAAATTATCGCAGCACGCAGGAAATACTCGACTTCTCGAATTACATAATAGAACATGCAATCGAAAAATATCCGAAACACCTCTACAGCAGAAAAACAGGCGGTGAGTTGCCCGGTATAATCTGCGCCGCAAACGAAAACATGCAATCGCGTTTTATTGTGGAAAAGATACTCGAGTTGAGGGAAGAAGATGTTCCGCTCGACGAGATGGCGGTTTTATTCCGTTCTTCGTATCACTCTTTCGATTTGGAGATAGAGCTGAACAAAGCCAATATTCCGTACGTTAAATTCGGCGGAATGAAATTCATTGAAGCGGCGCATGTAAAAGACCTTCTGGCTTTTCTTAGAATCGCTTCTAATCCGCTCGATTTCGTAAGCTGGTATCGCGTGCTTTTACTCCATGAAGGCATCGGTCCCAAAAAGGCGCGGGCAATAATGGATAAATTGGCAAAAGGTATTCTGACTATTAAAAGTTCCCCCGATAAAACTTTGAGCAATAGTTACAACGACAGAATTTATAATCTTTTCAATGTGTTACACGAAATTCATACTAAGAATACGCTCCCGGCAGACAAGGCTGAAATTGCGATGAAATACTATCATCATTTATTTATAGAAAAATACGACGACTGGAATAAGCGGAAGAAAGATCTCGATATATTTATTAATATTGCAGAGAACTACAGAAGCCTGGAAAGCTTTTTGACGGACATGGCTCTCGAACCGCCTCAGGATTCGGTTGTCGATATCGAAGCCACGGATAAAGAAAATGAATTTCTTACATTATCGACCATCCATTCAGCCAAAGGGCTGGAATGGCATACGGTCTTTATAATTCATGCCGCCGACGGATTCTTTCCGTCAACGCAATCGTTCGACAAAGTCGAATCTTTGGAAGAAGAACGGCGACTTATGTATGTCGCATCGACGCGCGCAAAACAAAACTTGTTCGTATGTTATCCGATGAATATCTTCGACAGATTCCAGGGAATTACTTTTGCCAAGCCTTCCAGGTTCATCGACGGAGTAAGCGAAGAGCTCGCCACTCAATGGCTGCTCGAAGACGGATAA
- the floA gene encoding flotillin-like protein FloA (flotillin-like protein involved in membrane lipid rafts) — MEALTGVSIIIIIAIVLFLMVFFYFVPIGLYITAYFSGVKVKIFRDLIGMRLRKVSPQVIIRNLISATKAGIELDISLLEAHYLAGGNVTKVVNALISANKANLDLGFEKAAAIDLAGRDVLEAVKMSVNPKVIETPLVAAVAKDGIQLKAVARITVRTNLERLVGGAGEATILARVGEGIVSTIGSSNSHKEVLENPDSISKVVLSKGLDAGTAFEILSIDIADVDVGINIGAILQTDQAEADLKVARAKAEERRAAAVALEQEMTAEVARMRAKVVEAEAEIPRAIAEAFRKGNLGVIDYYNIKNIQADTEMRASIAKPEEDKDKNKNKDQE; from the coding sequence ATGGAAGCTTTAACGGGGGTATCGATCATTATTATTATTGCGATAGTTCTTTTCCTGATGGTATTTTTCTATTTCGTGCCGATCGGGCTCTATATTACGGCATACTTTTCGGGCGTAAAAGTAAAGATATTCAGGGATTTAATCGGAATGCGCCTGAGAAAAGTTTCGCCTCAAGTAATCATCAGGAATCTTATCTCGGCAACGAAAGCCGGAATTGAACTCGATATTTCTCTTCTGGAGGCTCATTATCTCGCCGGCGGAAACGTTACTAAAGTAGTCAATGCCTTGATTTCGGCAAACAAAGCAAATCTCGACCTCGGATTCGAAAAGGCTGCTGCTATCGATTTGGCGGGCAGGGATGTTCTCGAAGCAGTTAAAATGTCGGTAAATCCTAAAGTAATCGAAACTCCGCTCGTCGCGGCGGTCGCAAAAGACGGAATTCAATTGAAAGCTGTGGCAAGAATTACCGTCAGAACCAATCTCGAAAGACTTGTTGGAGGCGCGGGCGAAGCGACTATTCTTGCTCGTGTAGGCGAAGGGATAGTTTCCACGATCGGTTCCAGCAATTCTCACAAAGAAGTGCTCGAAAATCCGGACAGCATTTCGAAAGTGGTTCTCTCAAAAGGTCTCGACGCGGGCACGGCGTTCGAAATTCTTTCAATCGATATTGCGGACGTAGATGTGGGCATCAATATCGGAGCCATATTACAGACCGACCAGGCGGAAGCCGATTTGAAAGTTGCCCGGGCTAAAGCCGAAGAAAGACGCGCCGCTGCAGTCGCTCTGGAACAGGAAATGACTGCGGAAGTAGCTCGTATGCGCGCCAAAGTAGTCGAAGCCGAAGCGGAAATACCGAGAGCCATTGCGGAAGCATTCAGAAAAGGCAACCTCGGCGTTATCGATTATTATAACATAAAAAACATTCAGGCCGATACTGAAATGAGAGCCTCGATTGCAAAACCCGAAGAAGATAAAGATAAAAATAAAAACAAAGATCAAGAGTAA
- a CDS encoding ATP-dependent Clp protease ATP-binding subunit — MEGNFSERVQEVIRLSREEALRLGHDYIGTEHLLLGIIREGQGVAVKILRNLGVDLVKLKKAIEDTVRTSGGTLTIGNIPLTKQAEKVLKITQIESKIYKSDVIGTEHILLSLLRDEDNIATQILHQFNVNYDNVRAELNNILSSKESQKTSAPFAQPFTAKKVEKTKTPVLDNFGRDLTKLAIEDKLDPVIGREKEIERVAQVLSRRKKNNPVLIGEPGVGKTAIAEGLALRIVQRKVPRILQDKRVVTLDLAGLVAGTKYRGQFEERMKALMNELEKADDVILFIDELHTIVGAGGASGSLDASNMFKPALARGDIQCIGATTLDEYRKYIETDGALDRRFQKVMVDPPSPEETIEILENIKFKYEEHHHVRYSREAIEAAVRLSERYITDRHLPDKAIDVIDEAGSRVHMGNFTVSEEILRLEEEIEKVKLQKIQVVKQQDYEEAARLRDKERQLQSDLEIAKREWEAKTQDMVYDVTEEDIATVVSMMTGIPTTRVVQAESEKLLKMEEALKQRIVGQDEAVTKLAKAIRRTRAGLKSANRPIGTFIFLGPTGVGKTELAKELARYLFDTEDALIRIDMSEYMEKFSVSRLVGAPPGYVGYEEGGQLTERVRRKPYSVVLFDEIEKAHPDVFNILLQVLDDGVLTDSLGRRVDFKNTIIIMTSNVGTKDIKVTGGFGFGDVTEADAYTTLKNTVEDAMKKLFNPEFLNRIDETIVFRSLDKEDIKQIINIEMKDLVKNLQENKMTIELHKSAIEFLSDKGFDPKYGARPLKRAIQKYIEDPLAEELLLGQFKEGDKIIVKHKKNTEELYFVPDKKSQDENEEVQNKSDDEVKNTDKEEENSEEKNTINE; from the coding sequence ATGGAAGGAAATTTTTCAGAAAGGGTACAGGAAGTCATTCGATTAAGTCGAGAAGAAGCTCTCAGACTGGGTCATGATTATATAGGTACGGAACACCTTCTTCTGGGTATTATCCGGGAAGGACAGGGAGTTGCCGTCAAGATATTGAGAAATCTTGGCGTCGACCTGGTTAAATTGAAAAAAGCCATTGAAGACACCGTCAGAACGTCGGGCGGAACTCTTACCATCGGCAATATACCGCTTACCAAACAAGCCGAAAAAGTGCTCAAGATTACCCAGATTGAATCGAAGATTTACAAATCCGATGTAATAGGAACCGAACATATACTTCTTTCGCTCCTGAGAGACGAAGACAATATCGCTACTCAGATATTGCACCAGTTCAATGTTAATTACGACAATGTAAGAGCCGAATTGAACAATATTCTTTCGAGCAAAGAAAGCCAGAAAACATCCGCTCCGTTTGCTCAACCTTTTACGGCAAAGAAAGTCGAGAAGACAAAAACGCCCGTGCTTGACAATTTCGGCAGGGACTTAACAAAACTTGCAATAGAAGACAAATTGGACCCTGTCATAGGAAGAGAAAAAGAGATTGAACGCGTTGCCCAGGTTTTGAGCCGAAGGAAAAAGAACAATCCCGTTTTGATAGGGGAACCAGGAGTAGGAAAGACCGCAATAGCGGAAGGTTTGGCGCTCCGTATTGTTCAAAGGAAAGTGCCCCGCATATTGCAGGACAAACGCGTCGTTACGCTAGATCTGGCGGGCTTGGTTGCGGGCACTAAATACCGCGGTCAATTCGAAGAAAGAATGAAAGCATTGATGAACGAGCTCGAGAAAGCAGACGACGTGATATTATTTATCGACGAACTTCATACAATCGTAGGCGCCGGCGGCGCATCCGGTTCTCTCGACGCTTCGAACATGTTCAAACCGGCATTGGCGCGCGGCGATATACAATGCATAGGAGCCACAACTTTAGACGAGTACAGAAAGTATATCGAAACCGACGGCGCGCTCGACAGAAGATTTCAGAAAGTGATGGTCGACCCGCCTTCTCCCGAAGAAACAATCGAAATCCTCGAGAACATTAAATTCAAGTACGAAGAACATCACCACGTACGATATTCGAGGGAAGCCATCGAAGCGGCTGTACGATTGAGCGAACGATACATTACGGACAGACATCTGCCCGATAAAGCTATCGACGTTATCGACGAAGCCGGTTCGAGAGTTCATATGGGTAATTTTACCGTATCGGAAGAAATACTGCGTCTAGAAGAAGAAATTGAAAAAGTGAAATTACAGAAAATACAGGTCGTCAAACAGCAGGACTACGAAGAAGCTGCCCGATTGCGCGATAAAGAACGTCAATTGCAATCGGACCTAGAAATTGCAAAACGCGAATGGGAAGCTAAAACCCAGGATATGGTCTACGACGTTACGGAAGAAGATATTGCCACTGTCGTTTCGATGATGACCGGAATTCCTACTACGAGAGTCGTTCAGGCCGAAAGCGAAAAACTTCTTAAAATGGAAGAAGCTCTCAAACAAAGAATCGTCGGTCAGGACGAAGCTGTTACAAAACTTGCCAAAGCAATTCGAAGAACGCGAGCCGGTCTTAAAAGCGCTAACAGACCGATAGGTACCTTTATTTTCCTCGGACCGACCGGAGTCGGTAAGACTGAATTAGCCAAAGAACTTGCCCGTTATTTATTCGATACAGAAGACGCGCTTATACGTATCGATATGAGCGAGTATATGGAGAAATTTTCGGTATCCAGACTGGTCGGAGCTCCTCCGGGATATGTCGGCTACGAAGAAGGCGGTCAATTGACAGAACGCGTCAGAAGAAAACCGTACTCGGTTGTGCTTTTCGACGAAATTGAAAAAGCGCATCCCGACGTATTCAATATCCTCCTGCAGGTTCTCGACGACGGGGTCTTAACAGACAGTCTCGGCAGAAGAGTCGACTTTAAGAATACGATTATTATTATGACGTCGAATGTAGGTACGAAAGACATCAAAGTAACCGGCGGATTCGGTTTCGGCGACGTCACGGAAGCCGACGCATACACTACGTTGAAAAACACAGTCGAAGACGCAATGAAAAAGCTCTTCAATCCTGAATTCCTTAACAGGATCGATGAAACCATCGTCTTCAGAAGTCTCGACAAGGAAGACATCAAACAGATTATCAATATCGAAATGAAAGACCTGGTTAAGAATCTTCAGGAAAATAAGATGACTATCGAATTGCACAAATCTGCCATTGAATTTCTGTCCGATAAAGGTTTTGACCCTAAATACGGCGCAAGGCCTTTGAAACGCGCGATTCAAAAATATATCGAAGATCCGCTGGCTGAGGAATTACTGTTAGGTCAGTTCAAAGAAGGCGATAAAATAATCGTAAAACATAAAAAGAATACTGAAGAGCTTTATTTCGTTCCGGATAAAAAATCGCAGGACGAAAATGAAGAAGTACAGAACAAATCCGACGACGAAGTAAAAAATACGGATAAAGAAGAAGAAAACAGCGAAGAAAAGAACACAATTAATGAATAA
- a CDS encoding 4a-hydroxytetrahydrobiopterin dehydratase yields the protein MNKLDEKSISERLPSLKGWSFDNNKLIRNFKLDSFSDAVAFVVKIAIESEKIDHHPDIRLFGWNNVEVTLQTHNVNGITENDFKLANSINILYSNG from the coding sequence ATGAATAAACTCGACGAGAAATCGATATCCGAAAGACTGCCCTCATTAAAAGGGTGGTCTTTCGACAATAATAAATTGATACGCAATTTCAAACTCGATTCTTTCTCGGACGCGGTTGCGTTTGTCGTCAAGATCGCCATCGAATCCGAAAAAATCGATCATCATCCCGACATCAGATTATTCGGATGGAATAATGTGGAAGTAACTCTACAGACTCACAACGTTAACGGTATTACCGAAAATGACTTTAAACTCGCTAATTCAATAAACATTTTATACTCTAATGGATAA
- the pyrE gene encoding orotate phosphoribosyltransferase, with the protein MDKQQILDIFLKTEALLEGHFLLTSGRHSNQYFQCALVLQYPEYNSLISGMIAEHFKNHEIDIVISPAIGGIVVGQEVARQLNKKSIFAEREDKTLTLRRGFNIEAGKKYLVCEDVVTTGGSVFEVMDIVRKGGGIVAGVGFIVDRSNNKVDFGVPQFSTLQLEVKSFLPEECPLCKENKIPLVKPGSRKIK; encoded by the coding sequence ATGGATAAACAACAAATTCTCGATATTTTTTTGAAAACAGAAGCCTTACTCGAAGGTCATTTCTTATTGACCTCCGGCAGACACAGCAACCAATATTTTCAATGCGCTCTGGTGCTTCAGTATCCGGAATACAATTCATTGATTTCCGGGATGATTGCAGAACATTTTAAAAACCATGAAATTGATATCGTTATATCGCCCGCAATCGGAGGAATTGTTGTCGGGCAGGAAGTAGCGCGTCAGTTAAACAAGAAATCGATATTCGCCGAACGAGAGGATAAAACCCTAACTCTAAGAAGAGGTTTCAACATCGAAGCTGGTAAAAAATACCTTGTGTGCGAAGACGTGGTAACTACGGGCGGTTCGGTATTCGAAGTAATGGATATAGTAAGAAAAGGCGGCGGTATTGTTGCGGGAGTCGGTTTTATAGTCGACAGGAGCAACAATAAGGTCGATTTCGGCGTGCCGCAGTTCAGTACATTGCAACTGGAGGTTAAATCTTTTCTTCCTGAAGAATGCCCTCTTTGCAAAGAAAATAAGATACCTCTCGTAAAACCCGGTTCCAGAAAAATCAAATAA
- a CDS encoding M64 family metallopeptidase, with the protein MSLYSQSEFNKYFLDKTLRIDFYQTGDKDTEIISLNRLIEEPYWGGSKVNLIDTFYYGNYFLKVYNLSDNKLIYSRGFSTLFQEWQTTDEADTVVKTFACSVTFPYPKSKVRIEIDKRDRQGIFINKFSYVIDTSNYFIVKERPKKYDTFKVHYSGDHHKKLDIVFLPEGYTVDEMEKFRSDCNRFAEYLFEFSPFDELKERINIWGIEAPSGETGADIPAENIWKNTLLKSRFYTFDSERYLMTEDYYTVRDVASNAPYDQIFIIVNTAKYGGGAIYNFYNVTASDNRLSKLIFVHEFGHGLAGLADEYADTSTYNEFYNLETEPWEPNITTLVDFDSKWKSLIDENTPVPTPEDSTYADKIGVFEGGGYVLKGVYRPTVNSLMRSFSSHEFNEVCRETIIKIINFYSE; encoded by the coding sequence GTGTCGCTCTATTCTCAATCGGAATTCAATAAATATTTTCTCGATAAGACTCTCCGTATCGATTTTTATCAAACCGGAGATAAAGATACAGAGATTATTTCATTAAACCGATTGATCGAAGAACCGTATTGGGGCGGTTCGAAAGTGAATTTAATCGATACGTTTTATTACGGTAATTATTTCCTGAAAGTTTATAATCTTTCCGACAATAAACTTATTTATTCGAGGGGATTCTCGACACTGTTTCAAGAATGGCAAACTACGGACGAAGCCGATACCGTAGTTAAAACATTCGCCTGCTCGGTAACATTTCCGTATCCCAAATCGAAAGTAAGAATCGAAATCGACAAAAGAGACCGGCAAGGAATATTCATTAATAAATTTTCTTATGTAATCGATACGAGCAATTATTTTATAGTTAAGGAACGACCGAAAAAATACGATACTTTCAAAGTTCATTACAGCGGAGATCATCATAAAAAGCTCGATATAGTTTTTCTGCCTGAAGGTTACACAGTCGATGAAATGGAAAAATTTCGGAGCGATTGCAACCGATTCGCGGAATACCTTTTTGAATTTTCCCCTTTCGATGAACTGAAAGAAAGAATCAATATCTGGGGAATAGAAGCCCCTTCCGGCGAAACGGGCGCCGATATTCCGGCAGAAAATATCTGGAAGAATACGCTTTTAAAATCCAGATTCTACACTTTTGACAGCGAACGTTATTTGATGACCGAAGATTATTATACAGTCAGAGACGTAGCGTCTAATGCTCCTTACGATCAGATTTTTATTATAGTAAATACTGCCAAATACGGCGGGGGAGCAATTTATAATTTTTATAATGTAACCGCTTCGGACAATCGACTATCCAAATTGATTTTCGTTCATGAATTCGGTCACGGGCTGGCGGGACTTGCGGACGAATATGCCGACACGTCTACATACAATGAATTTTATAATCTCGAAACTGAACCGTGGGAACCGAATATAACGACGTTAGTCGATTTCGATTCAAAATGGAAATCATTAATAGATGAAAATACGCCCGTGCCAACGCCGGAAGACTCGACATACGCTGACAAAATCGGAGTATTCGAAGGCGGGGGATACGTTTTGAAAGGCGTTTACAGACCAACGGTTAACAGCTTGATGAGATCGTTCAGTTCTCACGAATTTAACGAAGTGTGTCGAGAAACGATAATTAAAATAATAAATTTCTATTCCGAATAA
- a CDS encoding PP2C family protein-serine/threonine phosphatase, giving the protein MDQKKLIKTFDTIASGNFKTDAELLKYVLEQIVSKEQFNLNGGRLWKLDTSAAAYKLVFQTGNLTKIPENYMLSISENPILEKISKERTILADETDTTLLAKGIFRYSASGVGKKVNVNGKKYYEYLLAVNSDQIGEELRDTLNAVATVLTSKLRERYLTAIRKNLIKDIDKAKELQKSILPDHQYNFHFYEIFGVTIPAEIVAGDFYDYLKIGEDEERLGIVVGDAASKGLAAAAEAMYISGAVRMASTFQVKISPMMFRLNQLVNKIFSDDKFVSLFYCELSIDKKGLCLYSNAGHNPPLFYKKSANSFFTLDSTGPLLGPAPNSKYETDSINFDKNDILVIYTDGVTESANNKYEFYGESRLSDIIKKNANLTSRDIAYAILDDVTKFSTGESKYQDDKTIVVIKRND; this is encoded by the coding sequence ATGGATCAAAAAAAACTTATAAAAACGTTTGACACTATTGCGTCGGGCAATTTCAAAACCGACGCCGAACTGTTGAAGTATGTGCTCGAACAGATAGTGAGTAAAGAACAATTCAACTTAAACGGCGGGAGACTCTGGAAGCTCGATACTTCGGCTGCCGCTTATAAATTGGTCTTTCAGACGGGCAATCTTACCAAGATTCCGGAAAATTACATGCTGTCGATTTCAGAGAATCCGATACTCGAAAAGATTTCGAAGGAACGCACGATCTTAGCGGATGAAACCGACACTACATTGCTGGCGAAAGGAATATTCAGGTATTCGGCGTCGGGAGTGGGCAAGAAAGTAAATGTGAACGGTAAAAAATATTACGAATATCTTCTGGCTGTCAATAGCGACCAGATAGGGGAAGAATTACGAGATACTTTAAATGCGGTAGCCACCGTATTGACTTCAAAATTGCGCGAGAGATACCTGACTGCCATAAGAAAAAATCTGATTAAGGATATCGACAAAGCAAAGGAACTGCAAAAAAGCATACTTCCCGATCATCAATACAATTTTCATTTTTATGAAATATTCGGAGTTACAATCCCCGCCGAAATAGTGGCGGGCGACTTTTACGATTATCTGAAGATCGGCGAAGACGAGGAAAGGCTCGGTATAGTTGTGGGCGATGCCGCTTCGAAAGGACTTGCCGCCGCTGCGGAAGCGATGTATATTTCTGGAGCGGTCAGAATGGCGTCCACTTTTCAGGTAAAAATATCGCCTATGATGTTCAGACTTAATCAGCTTGTCAATAAAATTTTCAGCGACGATAAATTCGTTTCCCTTTTTTATTGCGAATTGTCTATCGACAAAAAAGGACTGTGCCTCTATTCAAATGCGGGACATAATCCGCCGTTGTTTTATAAAAAGAGCGCAAATTCATTTTTCACGTTGGATTCGACTGGACCGCTACTGGGTCCGGCTCCCAATTCCAAATATGAAACCGACAGCATTAATTTCGATAAAAATGATATATTGGTTATCTATACAGACGGAGTTACCGAATCGGCTAACAACAAGTACGAGTTTTACGGCGAGTCGAGACTTTCAGATATTATCAAAAAGAATGCTAATTTAACGTCAAGAGATATTGCTTACGCAATACTCGACGACGTTACTAAATTTTCCACGGGAGAAAGTAAATATCAAGACGATAAAACAATCGTAGTAATTAAAAGGAACGACTGA